The Dehalococcoidales bacterium genomic sequence CGGTGCTGGCGGCTGATCCTACAACCTCGGTAACGATTACCAGGTACGATACCGATGGCGTTACCGTCCTTGACCAGGAGACCGTTGACTATGAGTGGATGGAGGCTAATCTTCCCGTGCTCGGCAACGGTATCACTCATTACTATCATCAGGGCCCTACTTTCGATACCGATAATATGTGGGACCCCGATGAAGAGGTGAACTGGGAATCACGGGACTACGGCGCTGTAATCGGTACCGATATTAAGGATCTCTGCGACCTGGTCGGCGGGGCTTCGAGCGGTGATGTGATCCAGATCTCCTCTCCCGACGGGTTCAACAAGAAATTTGACTATGAGGATGTCTATGATCCCGAACCGGAGCAGGGCAAAATGGTTCTTACCTGGTATACTGAAAACGGTGTGGAGACCGGCGACGGCTATGTACCGGATTATTCCACCGGCATGCGTCTTGTTTTCTTCGCCGAGACGAAAAACGGTGATGGAGAATATGTTTTCGGGAACTGGGACATGCACGAGACCCTGGCCGAGGAGCGCTGGCATTACTACTATGACGGTACTATGTGGCCTTCCTCAAGCGGGCTTTCCGTGAAATGGGTAAGCGATATCAAAATATACACCAGCGTAAGCGAGGAAAGGGCCAGTGATTCCCTGACCGCTACGGCCTACGTGTATTTGAATTCTATCGGCATATCCCTTAATCGGGATGCTATAGACTTCGGCGAGATCAGACCCGGAGAGAGTTCGGATATTGAAACCGTCGTCATCACCAATACCGGGAACATCGATGTTTATGTGACCCTGGAAGTCCTGGGGGATGATGATACGGCGCAAAGCTTCTACGAGCAATCCCTCTATATCGATGATACCATTTACGATATTGAGAATATTATCGTCAGCATACTGGTTGAGGATTCGGAGGATGTTGATACCCAGCTTAAGGTCCCGTCAACATGGAATGAAGCAGGCGGAGAACAGGAAGCGACCTTTATCTTCTGGGCGGAAGCCTCCAGCCAGAGTTAACCCGTAAAGAAAGGCGATTACGACTCAGGTCTATGAGTAAGATACTAATTCGTGACGGTTATCACGCCTTGACAATAATAGCGATCGGTATAGCCGTTATTATGCTGCTGTTGCTGACACCACCGGCGCAATATGCAGCGGCGTTAGAGACGATGCCATATCAGGGAGACTGTACCGATGGCCCCGGCGAAGCGGTCATGGTACCACCGTCCGATAGCGGGAACCATTCTGTCACATCGGGTATTGCTATCTCCATCGAGCGGGATAATGTCGACTACGGCAATGTCATGCCCGGAGAATCTTCGCTTGAGGAAATCGTCGTTATCGCTAATTCCGGGCCCCAGGATGTCAATATCACGCTTGAGATTGAAGCGGAGGCACTGGCTCGGGATTTCTACGAGAAGTCCCTGTATATCGACGGCGGTGTTTACAACCCGGAGCAGGCACTCTGTGTTGTTAACTCCGGTGATGAGGAAGAGGTTATAACCCAGCTACGGGTGCCTCAGGACTGGGCCGGGTTGGGGATGATGCAGGCAACCTTTATATTCTGGGCAGAAGCTGTTCAGTAAGAGTGCAGTTTAGTAAGGAATTATTGTAGATGAGGAAACAGATGGTAGCTTTAGCCATGGTTACGGCGGTACTAGCCGGGCTTGCTCCCGGCTTCGCTCATGCCGGTGATACTTTTACGGTTGCACCCACCAAGCTGGATATTGAAGTTCCTGAAAACGGGAGCGGCAACGCCTATATCTACATAACCTCCGAGTTTGACGGCGAGCTATTTGTGGACACGGAGGGTATTCCTTTTCGTATCGAGCCGGATAAGATTAGGATTACCAGTACGGACCTGAACCGGAGGGTGGAGCTTTCGGTTTATGGCGACCCTTCTCTGGAAAACGGCGTGTACTCCGGAAAGGTGACCTTTCTGGCATACAAGAGTGATACTGTCGCCTACGGAGTAAAATTAGAGGCTAATGTCACACAGGTGGGCCGCCCGCATAGCTTGTTGGACAAAATGATGCGGGGACACAAGGCCCTCGTTTTCATTATCGTGGGGTCATTGGCTGCCGCTGTGGGCATACCCCTGGGTCTTCGCATGCGCCGGAGAAAGGAACTCGGTAGAAAAAATACGGATTTGGAGTAGTTGTAAATGTGCAAAAGGTTCGGTCTTGCAGCAACTCTGGCGATGATCTTAGCAGTAACGGCTGCCTTGCTGCCGGCAAACTCGCTACTGGCGGCGGAACCAACCACAACGCTGCTGCTGATTAAGTACGCTGTTGACGGAGAGGCTGTTGTCGCCTACCAGACGGTTGATTATCAGTGGATGGAGGATAACCTGCCCGTCTGTGGCGATGGGGTTACCCATTATTATCACCAGGGACCGATATTCGAGGGTGATGTTTGGGATGGAGAAGAAGTGAATAACCTTAAGGATAAGGGAGCGGTAATGGGTACCGACGTCCGTGACCTCTGCGAGTTGATAGGCGGTATGTCTCCCGGCGAGGAGATAAAATTAAGTGCTGCCGATGGTTGGCATACCGAATTTGGCTATGCCAACATCTACGAACCGCTGGGCCGTCAGGGGCCCATCGTACTCTGCTGGTATAACGGAGAGGATGCTCTATCTGGAGAGCGTTACGGTGAGGGATATCCCGGCAAGTCGGGATATCATACTGCCATGCAGATGGTATTTATGGCCGGAACAACAAATCCCGAGGGAAAGTATGTATTCGGCAACGAGGATATGCGCATCTGCCTGTCCGAGGAGAAGTACCAGCATTTCTACGAAGGCCTGCCCAGCACCAATGGTCTTTCCGGCAAGTGGATAAGCCGGATAGAGATATTCTCCGATGATGCGGTACCGGCAGGTACGGTGACGACACTGGCAGATATCACCGGGTCCGAACCGGGACCGGCAGTATCGGAGAACAACACCGGCGAATCCTCGCGACCTCCCGGCTGGGTGATCGGTTTGATTGCAGCGGTAGGGGCAACCCTGATCGCGGTTACGCTCTACCGAAATCGAAGAAAAGGAGGGGTAGCTACTACCGGTAAATAATGGCTAAGAGATCCAGCAGGTTAACACTGATTATAGTCGGCGCGGCCTGTGTCGCTGCCGCATGTCTCTTTTATTTCCAGCCGTGGCAGCTGACCGCCAGTCAGGAAAACATCGACTGGGAAGTAACCGTGACCGGTAGCCGCGGCGAGCAAAAATCTCTCAGCTATCAGGAGATTGTAGCCATGCCCAGCCGTGAAGCGCAGGGCGGTTATTTTACCACAGTCGGCGTAGTCTACGGTCCTTACTCGGTCAGGGGAGTGGCTGTTGAAGATATCTGCAAGCTGGTCGGCGGAATCACACCATCGGATGCGGTCTATGTCTCCGCTGAAGATGGGTATTCTATGGTATTCGACTACGAGCAGATCAATGGCGACCTCGATACCTATCAGCCGGGCACCATGTCTGTGGTCCCTCATGAAGAGCTGGAGTTATTGCTTATCTTCGAGCAGGATGGAAAACCTCTGACTCACGCCGACGGCAAGCCGCTAAGATTAGCGGTGGTAGGTAATGCCGACCTGCTTACCGAGGGACACTGGTGGGTAAAGTGGGTAGAACGGATAGAAGTTATTAGCCTCGCCGGTCCAGAAAATTAGAGACAGGTTACACCGTTATGCAAAGACTGGTTTTGGTTACAGGATTGCTAAGTCTGGTGCTCTTGGTTACCAGCTTGAATGCCTGTATGCCATTCGGTAACAGTACCCGCCAGATGCGGGTACTGTGTGCCGGTAGTCTAATCGTGCCCTTTAAAGAAATGGAGATTGCTTTCGAGGATAAGTATCCCGGTGTCGATGTTTTGATCGAGGGCCATGGCAGCATTCAGGTAATCAGGCATGTGACCGAACTGTACGAAGAATCCGATGTGATGGTAGTTGCCGACCATGACCTGATTCCGTTACTGATGTACAGCACAAAGATGGAAGGTACTGGCCAGAGCTATGCTGATTGGTATATCAAGTTTGCCACCAATTCCGTGGGTATTGCCTATACCGCGCAGAGTAAATATGCCGATGAAATCAGCACGGAAAACTGGTATGAGATCATCAGCCGTCCCGATGTCAGACTGGGTATCTCAGATCCCCGCCTTGATCCCTGCGGGTATCGTGCCCTGATGATCTGTCAGCTTGCTGAGGATTTCTACGGTAACGATAGAGTTTTAGAAGATGTCATGGGTAATTTCTATTTGCCGATTACCGTTACCGAGACCGACAACTTCCACCGGATTCTAATTCCCGAAATACTAAAACCAGAGAATGAGCGGTTGGTACTCAGAGGCGGTAGTGTCTGGCTGATATCATTATTGGAATCAGGGGATATCGATTATGCCTTCGAGTATGAGAGTGTGGCCAAGCAACACCAGGCTCAATTTCTGCATCTACCGGAGGAGATTAACCTGAGTTCTGAGGAATACGCTGATTTTTACGGTAGTGTTATCTGCCAGCTCGCTTTTCAGCGTTTCGCTTCTGTGAACCCGGAATTCAGGGGACAGCCGATAATCTATGGCGTTACAAT encodes the following:
- a CDS encoding molybdopterin-dependent oxidoreductase, encoding MAKRSSRLTLIIVGAACVAAACLFYFQPWQLTASQENIDWEVTVTGSRGEQKSLSYQEIVAMPSREAQGGYFTTVGVVYGPYSVRGVAVEDICKLVGGITPSDAVYVSAEDGYSMVFDYEQINGDLDTYQPGTMSVVPHEELELLLIFEQDGKPLTHADGKPLRLAVVGNADLLTEGHWWVKWVERIEVISLAGPEN
- the wtpA gene encoding tungstate ABC transporter substrate-binding protein WtpA; amino-acid sequence: MQRLVLVTGLLSLVLLVTSLNACMPFGNSTRQMRVLCAGSLIVPFKEMEIAFEDKYPGVDVLIEGHGSIQVIRHVTELYEESDVMVVADHDLIPLLMYSTKMEGTGQSYADWYIKFATNSVGIAYTAQSKYADEISTENWYEIISRPDVRLGISDPRLDPCGYRALMICQLAEDFYGNDRVLEDVMGNFYLPITVTETDNFHRILIPEILKPENERLVLRGGSVWLISLLESGDIDYAFEYESVAKQHQAQFLHLPEEINLSSEEYADFYGSVICQLAFQRFASVNPEFRGQPIIYGVTIPSNAPNPDLGIDFVRFLLEPEGQKIMTSNDHPTISPAIADNPESLPSGIKQLLR